Proteins from one Halictus rubicundus isolate RS-2024b unplaced genomic scaffold, iyHalRubi1_principal scaffold1374, whole genome shotgun sequence genomic window:
- the LOC143365135 gene encoding dynein axonemal light chain 1-like: protein MRNLRVLYMSNNLVRDWNEFNRLQELANLQDLVFVGNPLYESVELEQWRSEVARRLPTLEKLDGEPIIRTEECCATQTQKVDCPSQSENSLI, encoded by the exons ATGAGAAATCTTCGTGTCCTTTACATGTCGAACAACTTGGTGAGAGACTGGAACGAGTTCAACAGGCTTCAGGAACTCGCGAACCTCCAGGACCTCGTATTCGTTGGTAATCCGCTGTACGAAAGCGTCGAG TTGGAGCAGTGGAGGTCAGAGGTCGCTCGACGCTTACCGACGTTGGAAAAGTTAGACGGCGAGCCGATAATACGAACGGAAGAATGCTGCGCGACTCAAACGCAAAAAGTTGACTGTCCTTCCCAATCGGAAAACAGCTTAATATGA